The genomic window GAGCGGCGTGGCGGTCGCGGTCACCTCCTTCTCCTACCGGCTGGGCCTGCCCCGGGAGGCCGACCTCGTCTTCGATGTGCGCTTTCTCGACAACCCGCACTACGAGCCCAATCTCAGGCCGCTCGACGGCCGCGATCAGCTTGTGGCCGCCCATGTCGCGGCCGATCCCGACTACAAGCCGTTCTTCGCCTCCCTCACGCGGATGCTGGAGCCCCTGCTGCCGCGCTTCTATGCCGAGGGCAAGAGCTACCTCACCATCGCCGTCGGCTGCACCGGCGGACGGCACCGCTCCGTGTTCGTAGCCGAAGAGCTCGCTGCCTGGCTCAAGGACAAGGGCCAGCTGGTGAGCCTCTTTCACCGCGACGTGGATCGCGGCTCGGCTTAACGCCACCCATATCATCAATAGGCTTTGAGGACTTCGATGAGGAAATTCGTCCGATGATCGGCTTGGTCTTGGTCACCCACGGCCGTCTGGCTGCGGAGCTGATCGCGACCTTGGAGCACATTGTCGGTCCGCAGACCTGCGTGACCGCCGTGTGCATCGGTCCCGAAGACGACATGGAAGAGCGACGGCGGGAGATCCTGGACCGGGTCGCCGAAGTCGATTCCGGCGAGGGCGTGGTGCTGCTGACCGACATGTTCGGCGGCACGCCCTCCAATCTGGCGATCTCGATCATGGACAAGGCCAAGGTCGAGGTGATCGCCGGCGTCAATCTGCCGATGCTGATCAAGCTCGCCAAGGTGCGTGCCAATGAATCGCTGGAGCAAGCCGTCGCCAGCGCCCAGGAGGCGGGACGCAAATACATCAACGTCGCCTCGCGGCTGCTCAACGGAGAGAAGAAGGCGTGACCGAGAGGTCGTTGCCGGAGGCCTTCGTTCAGCGTTTCGAGCGCAGCGTCACCATCGTCAACCAGCGCGGCCTCCATGCGCGCGCGGCCGCGCGCTTCGTCAAGCTCGCCGAGGGCTTCGTGGCCGAGATCACCGTGTCCAAGAACGGCAGCACCGTTTCCGGCCGCTCGATCATGGGCCTCATGATGCTGGCGGCCGGGCCCGGCTGCTGCATCGATATCCGGGCCGAGGGTGCGGATGCGGAAGTAGCGGTCGCGGCGCTGGCCCGTCTCGTCGAGAGCAAGTTCGATGAAAGCTGAGGGGCGCTCCGGCGAGCGGCAGTTCGAGGGCGTCGGCGTCGCGCCGGGCATCGCCATCGGGCTGGCGCACCGCATCGAGTCGGGCGAGCTGCCGGTTCCGGAATACACCATCGAGCCCGATCAGGTCGGCGCCGAGAAGGAGCGCTTCGCCGACGCGGTCGCCCGCGCGCAAAAGCAGCTGCGCAAGCTCAAGACCAAATGCGCCGGCATCCCGGGTGCCGCCGGAGAGGAGCTGGGCTACCTCTTGGATGCGCATCTGCAGATGCTGACCGGATCGCGCCTGGTGCGCGGCGTGGTCGAGCGCATCGAAGGCGATCGGCAGAATGCCGAGGCGGCGGTGCGCGCGGTGATCGCCGACATCGCCAAGGGCTTCGCGCGCATGAGCGATGCGTATCTGACCGCCCGCATCGAGGACATCCGCGAGGCCGGCAACCGTCTCATCCGGCAGCTGACGAAGACCCCCTACAAAGCCTTGCACGGCCTGCCTCCCGGCGCGGTGATCCTGGCCGAGGAGCTGACGCCCGCCGATACGGCCCTCCTGGACCCGAGCAGCGTCGCCGGCTTCGCCACCGTGCTGGGCGGTGCCGAAAGCCACACCGCCATCATGGCGCGCTCCTTGGGGCTGCCGGCCGTTCTGGGTTCCGCCGATCTCTTGACCAGCGTGCGCGGCGGCGAGACCGTGGTGGTCGACGGCAATGCCGGCCGCGTCGTCGTCGATCCCGCACCGAAAACGCTGGCCCAATACCGACGGCTCCGGGCGGCCTGGCTGCGCGAGCAGGCAACGCTCGCCGGTTTCGCCGACCTGCCCGCCGTCACCCGCGACGGCCATGTGGTGGTGCTGCAGGCCAATCTCGAGCTGCCGCGGGAGGTGAAGGGGGTGATCGCGTCCGGCGCCGGCGGCATCGGCCTCCTGCGCACCGAGTTCCTGTACATGAACCGGGACGATCTCCCCGGCGAGGACGAGCAATACGCCATCCTCCGCGGCATCGTCGAGGCGATGGGCGAGCGCCCGGTGACGATCCGCACGCTTGATGTCGGCGGCGAGAAGCTCGCCTATTCCCTCGGGCCCCATATCGGGCAGAGCACCAATCCCGCGCTCGGCTTGCGCGCCATCCGCTTGAGCCTGATCGAGCCCAAGCTCCTGGAGGCGCAGCTGGGGGCGATCCTCCGCGCCGGCGCCCACGGCAAAGTCAGGGTGCTGCTGCCGATGATCTCGACCGTCTCCGAAGTGAGGCGCGTGCGCGAGATCATGGAGCAGGTGATCCGGCGGCTGAAGCGGCGAGCCGTCAGGATCGCCGATCCGCTGCCGCCGCTCGGCGTCATGATCGAGGTTCCAGGGGCCGCCTTGTCGGCCGATGCCTTGGCGCTGGCGGCGGACTTCTTCGCCATCGGCACCAACGACTTGACCATGTACACTCTGGCCATCGACCGCGCCGACGACCAGGTCGCCCATCTCTATAATCCGCTGCATCCAGCCGTGCTCCGCCTGGTGCAGTTCGCGGTCGAGGCCGCACTCCGCGCGCATATACCCGTCAGCGTCTGCGGCGAGGTGGCGGGCGATCCGCGCTACACCGCGCTGCTCTTGGGCTTGGGCGTGCGCGAGCTGTCGATGGCTCCCACCAGCCTGAGCCGGGTGAAGCGCCGGGTGCGCCACCTGGAGCTGGTGGCGGCCACGCAACGCGCGCGTGCCATCATGGAGCAATGGGACGAAGCGCGCATCTCCGAGCTCCTGGACGAATTCAACACCGGTGAACATTAGAGGAGTGATCTTGGGGCCTTACCCCTTGCCGCTCCCCCGTCTGCTTGCTACAAGCCCGCGCGCCTCAACGCCTTGCCGATTCGCTCGCCCCGGGGAGGGTCGGGGATGGGGTGATCCTCACCCCCTCCCAAAGTCCACCCCCCTACCCATTTAGGTCGAGGAGATCCTCCATGTCCGTCGCCGCCAAAGCCGCCGCCGCCGACTACAAGGTGAAGGACCTGGGATTGGCGGATTGGGGCCGCCGCGAGATCCGGATCGCGGAGACGGAGATGCCGGGCCTGATGGCGACCCGGGCCGAGTACGGCAAGGAGCAGCCCTTGAAGGGGGCCAGGATCGCCGGCTGCCTGCACATGACCATCCAGACCGCGGTGCTGATCGAGACCTTGGTGGCGCTGGGGGCGGAGGTGCGCTGGTCGTCGTGCAACATCTTCTCCACGCAAGACCATGCCGCTTCCGCGATCGCCGCGGACGATCTTCGGGCCGGCGGGCTGGCGCCCGAACATGATCCTGGACGATGGCGGGGATCTGACCCAGGTGATGCACGAGAAGCATCCTGAGCTGTTGAAGGAGGTGCGCGGCATCTCGGAGGAGACGACGACGGGGGTCAGGCGGCTCTACGAGATGGCGAAGGCGGGGAAGCTCTTGGTGCCGGCGATCAACGTGAATGATTCGGTGACGAAGTCGAAGTTCGACAATCTCTACGGCTGCCGGGAGAGTTTGGTGGACGGGATCCGGCGGGCGACCGACGTGATGCTGTCGGGGAAGGTGGCCGTGGTGTGCGGGTTCGGCGACGTGGGCAAGGGCTCGGCGGCGAGCTTGCGGAACGCCGGGGCGCGGGTGATGGTGACCGAGGTGGATCCGATCTGCGCCTTGCAGGCGGCGATGGAAGGCTACCAGGTCACGACCATGGAGGATGCGGCGTCGGTGGCCGACGTGTTCGTGACGGCGACGGGCAATGTGGATGTGATCCGGCTGGAGCACATGCGGGTGATGAAGGACCGGGCGATCGTGTGCAACATCGGGCACTTCGACAGTGAGATCCAGATCGCGAGTTTGCGGAACTACAAGTGGGAAGAGGTTAAGCCGCAGGTGGACGAGGTGGTGTTCCCGGACGGCAAGCGGCTGATCGTGCTGGCGAAGGGGCGGCTGGTGAATCTCGGCTGCGGCACCGGGCATCCGAGCTTCGTGATGAGCGCGTCCTTTACCAACCAGGTGATCGCGCAGATCGAGCTGTGGCGGCACCACGCGACGTATCAGCGACAAGTCTACGTGCTGCCGAAGCATCTGGACGAGAAGGTGGCCTCCCTGCACCTGGCCAAGCTCGGCGCCAAGCTGACCCGGCTCTCGGCTGAGCAGGCGGCCTATATCGGCGTCGCCGGCACCGGCCCCTTCAAGCCCGATACCTACCGGTACTAGCAAAGGCCGGACGCGGGCGCCCGGGTGCCGATCGACGGTTCCCTTGCGGTCTTGATCGCCGCTCTGCTCGCGGCCCTCTTCCTACTCTGTGTTTGGCTCGCGTGGCGGCTCGCCGCTCTTAAGCGCGATGCGCGCCGGCGCGTGAACCAGGTGCGGCTCAGCCAGGATGTCATCGCCGCCGCCCCGGGCGGGGCCTGCCTCTGGCATGGCAGCGAGCGGCGCTTCGAGATGACCGCCACACTCCGCGATCTCCTGGGCTTGGCCCCGGACGCGGGCTGGCCTCGGCTGCTGGCGTCCTTCGTCGAGGCCGACCGCGCCAGCCTCGAGCAATCCGTCGGCGCGCTCGCGGCCGAGGGCGCCGGCTTTACTCTCATCCTTGCCTGCGAAGACGGCCGCGGCCTCGCCGTCACCGGCATCAGGCCTAGGGATGCCGGCATGGGGGCGCCGGATATCCTCTGGTTCACCGATGCGAGCGCGTCCGTCGCGCTGGAGGCCGCGCGCACCCGGCTCGAGCGCGAGCGCGACGGCGCCCGGGCGCTCCTCGATCTCCTCCCCTGGCCGATCTGGCGTCGCGGCCGCGACGTGGTGCTCGCCTGGGTCAATCGCGCCTATGCCGACACCCTGGGCGTTTCGCGCGAGACCGTGCTGAGCCAGTCGAGCGCGCTGGTCAGCGCTGCAGCCGAGGCGCGGGCCCTGGCGGAGCGGGCGCAACGCACCGGCCGGGCGCAGAGCGAGAGCCATTCGGTCGTGGTCCGCGGGCAGCGGCGGCTCCTCGACGTGACCGAGCAGCCGATGGCGGGCGGCGAGCTCGCCGGCTACGCCGAGGACGTGACCGTGGTTGCCGAGACCCAGGACGAGCTGGCCCGCCATGTCGCCGCCCATGGCGAGGTGCTGCAGCGGCTGGCGACCGCGCTTGCGATCTACGGCAAGGACAAGCGGCTGAAATTCTACAACGCCGCCTATGTCAGGCTCTGGCGCCACGATCCGCGCTGGCTCAAGGGCGAGCCCAGCCTGGCCGAGGAGATCGAGGTGCTGCGCGAGCGCCGCCGGCTGCCGGAGTACTCCGACTTCGCCCAGCACAAGCAGCAGCGGCTCAACCTCTTTACCCAGCTGATCGAGCCGGTGGAAGAGCTGATGCACCTGCCGGACGGCACCACGCTGATGATGACGGTGGCGCCGCATCCCTTCGGCGGCCTCGTCTTCACCTATGAGGATGTGACCGACCGGCTGGCGTTGGAGAGCTCCTACAACACCCTCATCGCCGTCCAGCGCGAAACCCTCGACAACCTCAACGAGGCGATCGCCGTGTTCGGCAGCGATGGCCGGCTCAGATTGACCAATCCGGCCTTCGCCCAGCTCTGGAGCCTGCCGCCGCTGTTGGCGCCCGGGACCCATGTGAACGACCTCGCCAGGCGCATGGGCCTGGCGCTCGCGGGTGCCGATCCGGGTGACCTCGCCGCCGACCCCGAGGCCGCGCGCGAGCCCTCGGGTGCGCGCATCGAGCGCCAGGACGGCCGGGTCGTCGACTATGGGCGCGTGCCGCTGCCCGACGGCGCCACGCTCATGATCTATCAGGACGTGACCGACACCACCCGCGTCGAACGCGCGCTGCGCGAGCGCAACGCCGCCCTGGAGACCGCCGATCGCCTGAAGAGCGAGTTCATGGCGAACGTGTCCTACGAGCTGCGCACGCCCTTGAACGCCATCATCGGCTTCTCCGAGCTGTTGACCCATCAGCTTTTTGGGCCCCTGAACGAGCGCCAGCTCGAATACACCCAGGCGATCGTCTCCTCGTCCTCCGCCCTGGTGACACTCATCAACGACATCCTCGATCTGGCGTCGATCGAGGCCGGCTACATGACCCTCGAGCTGAATCCTGTCGAGATTCGTCCGCTGCTGGTGGGCCTGGCCAGCCTGGTGCAGGAGCGCGCCCGCAACCGCGAGCTGGTGGTCGCGGTCGAATGCGGCGACGACATCGGCAGCCTCAGAGCCGACGAGCGGCGCCTGAAGCAGGCCCTGTTCAATCTCTTGTCCAACGCCCTCAAATTCACTCCCTCCGGCGGCCGCGTCACCTTGGCCGCCAGGCGCCAGGGCGCCATGGTGGCGTTGTCGGTCTCCGACACCGGTGTCGGCATTGCGGAATCCGACCGCGAACGGGTATTCGACCGCTTCGAGCGCGGCCAGCAATCCGGCCGCGCCGCCGGCGCCGGACTCGGCCTCTCCCTCGTGCGCAGCCTGATCGAGCTGCATGGCGGCGAGGTGACGCTCGACTCGGCGTTGGGCCAAGGGACCACCATCACCTGCCTGGTGCCGGCCGATGGACCGGCCGATGCCGACGCGGCGGCACCGGCGAGCTCCGGCGCCGCTGCCCCCTGAGGAGCTTCAGGACGACGCCGGGATTCCCTGCGTGGTCGAGTACTCGAAGTGGAAGACCTCGCCCGGGAAGACCAGGGGCCGGATCGCATGGGCGGCGAGCGCTGCCTCGGCGAAGCCGGAGAGGATCAGCTTGAGCTTGCCCGGATATGTCGCAATGTCGCCGATGGCGAAGACGCCGGAAGCATTGGTGCGGCAGGTGGCCGGGTCGACGGTGATGTGGTTGCGCTCGAGGTTGAGGCCCCAGCTCGCGATCGGTCCCAGATTCATCGACAGCCCGAAGAACGGCAGCAGCACGTCGGCTTCCAGCCGCCGCCTTTCGCCGTCGAGGGTGGCCACCACCACGCCGGTCACCTGCCCGTTGGCGCCTTCGACGTCGGCGAGCTGGTACGGCACCACCAGATCGAGCTTGCCCGCATCGCTCAAGGCCTTGAGGCGGGACTCGCTCTCCGGTGCCGCGCGGAACTTCGGTCGCCGATGCACGACCATGACCCGTTCGGCGACCTCCGCCAGGGACAAGGCCCAATCGACCGCCGAATCGCCGCCGCCGGCAATCACGATGCGTTTGCCGCGGAAATCCTCGCGCCGCTTCACCAGATAGAAGACGCTCTTGCCCTCGAACGCCTCGATGCCGGCGAGCGGCGGTCGATTGGGTCCGAAGGCGCCCACACCGGCGGCGATGACGAGTGCCCGCGCGCCGATGCGAAGGCCGGAGGCGGTCTCGAGCTGCCAGCCTTCCGCCATGGCCGTTGCCTTTTGCACCTGCTGGCCCAGGTGATAGGCGGGCTTGAACGGCTGGGCCTGCTCCACCAGGCGGTCGACGAGCTCTGCGGCGTCGATCCGGGGATAGCCCGGAATGTCGAAGATCGGCTTCTCCGGGTACAAGGCTGCGCATTGCCCGCCCGGCACATCCAAGGCGTCGATGACATGCGCCTTCATCTTGAGCATGCCGCATTCGAACACGGCAAAGAGTCCGACGGGCCCGGCCCCGATAATGGCGACATCGGCTTTTTGATCGGTGCTGGGCATCGGGGCTCCGCGAAATGAGGCGCGCTCGAGAATCGCCGCTAACATGACCATGCCGCAGGGAGCCCGCAACCCCGGGCGTGGCCGAGGGCGATTCTCACGCTTTTCCGCGGCGCCGGGGCGACGCCCAGCGTCGATTCCGCCGGTGCGGCGTCCCGGTTGCGGCGGGATGGGGGCGAAGGCTACAAAGCCGCACGCGATCCATGATCCCTCGATGGTAGCCACGGCTGTTTCGGCCTTCGCCCTCACCCTGCCCGACCTGGCAGCCACGATGGCGCTTGCCTTCCGTCTGGCGCCGCTTGCCCGGATGGGCGACGTGATCACGCTCGCGGGCGAGCTCGGCGCCGGCAAGACCAGCTTCGCGCGCGGCTTCATCCGGGCCCGCGGCGGCGAGGACGAGGTGCCGAGCCCCACCTTCACCTTGGTGCAGGAGTATGCCCTGGCGAGCGGCTTGGTCTGCCATTTCGATCTCTACCGGCTGGCGCGGCCGGAGGATGCCTACGAGCTCGGCATCGAGGAGGCGTTCGCCGAAGCCATCAGCCTCATCGAGTGGCCGGATCGGCTCGGGCCCCTCCTGCCGCCGGATCGCCTCGATCTCAGCTTCAGCTTCGGGCGCGAGCCGGACGCGCGGGGCTTGCGCGCCGACGGCGGCCCGAGCTGGCTCGAGCGGTTGGCAAAGGCGGGGTTCCATGGCTGAGACGCGGGAGCGGTCGGCAGCGCTTCAGGCCTTTCTCGAAGCCTCGGGCTGGGGTGCCGCGGAACGGCGGCCGCTTGCCGAGGACGCCTCCTTCCGCCGTTATGAGCGGCTCGAGCGCGCCGGCAGCACGGTGGTGCTCATGGATGCGCCGCCGCCCATGGAAGACGTCAGGCCTTACCTCGCCGTGGCCCGGCGCCTCGACCGGCTCGGCTACAGCGCGCCGGCGATCATCGCCGAGGACACCGAATGCGGCTTTCTGCTGATCGAGGATTTCGGCGATGACACCTACACCAGAGTCCTGGCGGCGGGCAGCGATGAGCGAGCGCTCTATGCGCTCGCCGTCGACCTCTTGATCGACCTCAACCGCCGGCCGGCCGACATTGCCCGTGGGCTTCCCCGCTACGAGGCGACGATCCTGATCGAAGAGGCGCTCCTGCTCATCGATTGGTACATGCCGGCGATTGGGGGTCCGCCACCACCCGCGTCGGTGCGTCAGGCTTATCGCGCTGCTTGGATGACGACGCTGGCCGCACTCCGGCCGATGCCCACCACGCTCGTGCTGCGCGACTATCACGTGGACAATCTGATGGTGCTCGCCGATCGGGGGGGCTTGCGCGCCTGCGGGCTCTTGGATTTCCAAGATGCGGTCGCGGGCCCGATCGGCCATGACTTGGTGTCGCTGCTCGAAGATGCCCGCCGCGACGTGCCCGCTTCGCTGCAGCAGGAGATGTTCGTGCGGTATTTGGCCGGCATGGGCGGCCTCGACCGCGAGGCGTTTGCCGCCGCCTACGCCGTTCAGGGCGCGCAGCGCAACCTGCGCATCGTCGGCGTCTTCGCCCGGCTCTCGGCGCGCGACGGCAAAGGCGCCTATCTCCGTTATTTGCCGCGCCTGTGGCGGCTCATCGCCGGCAATCTCGCCCATCCGGCGCTGGCGCCGGTCGCCCTCTGGTTCCGCGAGCATCTGCCGCCGACGCGGCGCGGCATTCCCTGCGAGCGGGTGCCGGCATGACCGCGGTTGCCACTGCGCTCATCGTCTCGACCGAGCGCCAAGCGCATGCGGGTCCGATCTTCGGCTCCTTGCCCACGGCTCTGGTCACCGTGCAAGGGCGAACCGTGATCGACCGCATTCTGGATCGGCTCGAGGCGTTCGGCGTCGAAAGCGTCGCCGTCGATGCTGGCGCCTCCAAGGAGAGCCTCGCCGCGCATCTCTCGCGACGCACAGAGCCGCGCATCAGCGTGATTGCGGCGGACGCCGAACCGATCTCGGCGGCGCTCGCACATTTGGGCGATGGGCCGTTCTTCGTGATCAGCAGCGATGCCTTTTGGTTCGACGGCTATCGCCCGGCCTTGCGCCGCTTGGCCAATGCCTGGAGCGACGAGCGCTTCGATGCGGTGATGCTGCTGCATTTGACGCCCCATGCCGTCGGCTATGCCGGCATGGGCGACTATCTCGTGGATCCCTTGGGCGTGGCCAAGCGCCGGCCCGAGCGCGAGGTCGTGCCCTACGCCCACACCGGCGTGCAGCTGGTGCATCCGCGGCTGTTTTGCGAACCGAGCCAGCACTTCTCCATGCTGCCGCGGATCTTGAGCGCGGCGGAGGAAGCCGGACGGCTGGGCGGCGTGGTCCATGACGGCCTGTGGTTCCAGCTCGCGAGCGCGGCCGATCTCGAGGTTGTCGAGGGCAGGTTCCGCCGCGGCGAGGTCCAGTACGGGCCGGGATGACCCGGACTTCCCCGAAGCTGTTCACCATCCGGCCGGGCTTGCCGTTTCTGGATGCGCTCGCGCAGGGATTGCTCGACCGAGCCGGCGGCGACAGGCTCAAGCTCGCGGCGACGACCGTTCTGCTGCCGACGCGTCGCGCCTGCCGAGGCTTGATCGAGGCGTTTCTGCGCCGTTCGGGCGATCGCGCCATGCTGCTGCCGCGGCTGACACCGATCGGCGATGTGGATTCCGCCGAGCTCGATCTGGCATCGGCGGAGGACACCGGTCTCGGCGCCGCCCTCGACCTGGCGCCGGCGATCTCGGAGACCGAACGTCACCTGCTGCTGACCCGCCTCATCCTCGCCCGCGGCGGCGAGGAGGGAACCGGACCCAGCAGCGCCGATCAGGCGGCTCGCCTGGCGGTCGAGCTCGCCCGATTCTTGGATCAGGTGGAGACCGAAGGGCTCGCCTTCGACGCGCTTGCCGGCCTGGTGCCCGCCAACTATGCCCGCCACTGGCAGATCACGCTGGAATTCCTCGGCATCCTGACACGAGCCTGGCCGAGGATCCTGAAGGAGCGCGGTTGCCTCGATCCGGCCGAGCGTCGGGTTCGTCTCCTCGCCCTCCAAGCCGAGGCCTGGCGGAAGCGGCCGCCGGCGACGGCGGTCGTCGCCGCCGGTTCCACCGGCAGCGTGCCGGCGACCGCGTCCCTGCTCGAGGTGGTGGCCGGATTGCCCGAAGGGGCGGTGATCCTCCCCGGCCTCGACCCCTCGATCGATGCCGCCACCTGGGAGGCGATCACCGCCGAACCCACCCACCCGCAGCACGGTCTCGCGCGCCTGCTGGCCCGCTTCGAGCGGACGCCGGATACGGTCCTGGACTGGCCGGCAAGGGGTATTGCCGGCTCGCCGGCGCCGCGGCTCCGTCTCTTGGCCGAAGCGCTCCGTCCGGCCGCCACCACCGAGGCCTGGCATGACTTGCCCGAAGACGCGGCCGCGGGCACCGCCGGTCTTCGGCGCATCGATTGCCCGGGCCCGCAGGAAGAGGCGGGTGTGGTCGCTCTCTTGCTGCGCCACGCCTTGGAAATCCCCGGCCGCACCGCCGCCTTGGTCACGCCCGACCGCGGGCTTGCCCGTCGGGTCGTGGCCGAGCTCAGACGCTGGGACATCGCCATCGACGATTCCGCCGGCACGCCGCTCGCCGACACGGCACCCGGCGCCTTTCTCCGGCTCATGCTCGACGCCGCGGTTCAGGGCCTGGCGCCGGGCGCCTTCTTGGCGCTCCTCAAGCATCCGCTCGCCAGCGGCGGCGCCGAGCCGGCGCGGTTTCGCGAGGCGGTCCGCCGGCTGGAACGCGCGATCCTGAGGGGCCCGCGTCCCGATGAAGGCTTCGACGGCCTCTATCGCGCGCTCGCGGAAAACGCCGACATCGATGCAGACTTGCGGGCCGCTCTCCTCGGCTTGCTCGAAGGCCTGGAAGCAGCGCTCCGTCCGCTCATCGCCGGACTCGGCGAGGACCGCATGGAGTTTGCCTTGCTCCTCGACCGCCACCTGGCAGCTTCCGAGGCCCTGGCGCACACGCCAGCGCAGGCCGGCGCCGAGCGGCTATGGGCAGGGGAAGCGGGGGAGGCGGCAGCCGAGCTCATCGTGGAGCTTCGCGCCGCAGCCCCTTCCATGGTGGCGATCCGCGGCGGCGACTATCCCGGGCTGTTTCAGACCTTGATCGGCCGTCGGGTGGTGCGCCCGCGCTACGGACGCCATCCGCGCCTCCACATCTGGGGGCCGCTCGAAGCGCGTCTGCAGCGCGCCGACCTCATGATCCTGGGCGGCCTGAATGAAGGCGTGTGGCCGCCGGAGCCGCAGGCGGATCCCTGGCTCAGCCGGCCGATGCGCGCTGCGTTCGGCCTGCCTTCGCCGGAGCGGCGCATCGGGCTCTCCGCCCATGATTTCCTCGAAGCCGCCGCCGCACCCGACGTGGTGCTGACGCGAGCCCGGCGAAGCG from Pseudomonadota bacterium includes these protein-coding regions:
- the ptsP gene encoding phosphoenolpyruvate--protein phosphotransferase — protein: MKAEGRSGERQFEGVGVAPGIAIGLAHRIESGELPVPEYTIEPDQVGAEKERFADAVARAQKQLRKLKTKCAGIPGAAGEELGYLLDAHLQMLTGSRLVRGVVERIEGDRQNAEAAVRAVIADIAKGFARMSDAYLTARIEDIREAGNRLIRQLTKTPYKALHGLPPGAVILAEELTPADTALLDPSSVAGFATVLGGAESHTAIMARSLGLPAVLGSADLLTSVRGGETVVVDGNAGRVVVDPAPKTLAQYRRLRAAWLREQATLAGFADLPAVTRDGHVVVLQANLELPREVKGVIASGAGGIGLLRTEFLYMNRDDLPGEDEQYAILRGIVEAMGERPVTIRTLDVGGEKLAYSLGPHIGQSTNPALGLRAIRLSLIEPKLLEAQLGAILRAGAHGKVRVLLPMISTVSEVRRVREIMEQVIRRLKRRAVRIADPLPPLGVMIEVPGAALSADALALAADFFAIGTNDLTMYTLAIDRADDQVAHLYNPLHPAVLRLVQFAVEAALRAHIPVSVCGEVAGDPRYTALLLGLGVRELSMAPTSLSRVKRRVRHLELVAATQRARAIMEQWDEARISELLDEFNTGEH
- the tsaE gene encoding tRNA (adenosine(37)-N6)-threonylcarbamoyltransferase complex ATPase subunit type 1 TsaE, with product MVATAVSAFALTLPDLAATMALAFRLAPLARMGDVITLAGELGAGKTSFARGFIRARGGEDEVPSPTFTLVQEYALASGLVCHFDLYRLARPEDAYELGIEEAFAEAISLIEWPDRLGPLLPPDRLDLSFSFGREPDARGLRADGGPSWLERLAKAGFHG
- a CDS encoding HPr family phosphocarrier protein, with product MPEAFVQRFERSVTIVNQRGLHARAAARFVKLAEGFVAEITVSKNGSTVSGRSIMGLMMLAAGPGCCIDIRAEGADAEVAVAALARLVESKFDES
- a CDS encoding NAD(P)/FAD-dependent oxidoreductase, coding for MPSTDQKADVAIIGAGPVGLFAVFECGMLKMKAHVIDALDVPGGQCAALYPEKPIFDIPGYPRIDAAELVDRLVEQAQPFKPAYHLGQQVQKATAMAEGWQLETASGLRIGARALVIAAGVGAFGPNRPPLAGIEAFEGKSVFYLVKRREDFRGKRIVIAGGGDSAVDWALSLAEVAERVMVVHRRPKFRAAPESESRLKALSDAGKLDLVVPYQLADVEGANGQVTGVVVATLDGERRRLEADVLLPFFGLSMNLGPIASWGLNLERNHITVDPATCRTNASGVFAIGDIATYPGKLKLILSGFAEAALAAHAIRPLVFPGEVFHFEYSTTQGIPASS
- a CDS encoding PTS sugar transporter subunit IIA, producing MIGLVLVTHGRLAAELIATLEHIVGPQTCVTAVCIGPEDDMEERRREILDRVAEVDSGEGVVLLTDMFGGTPSNLAISIMDKAKVEVIAGVNLPMLIKLAKVRANESLEQAVASAQEAGRKYINVASRLLNGEKKA
- a CDS encoding NTP transferase domain-containing protein, whose protein sequence is MTAVATALIVSTERQAHAGPIFGSLPTALVTVQGRTVIDRILDRLEAFGVESVAVDAGASKESLAAHLSRRTEPRISVIAADAEPISAALAHLGDGPFFVISSDAFWFDGYRPALRRLANAWSDERFDAVMLLHLTPHAVGYAGMGDYLVDPLGVAKRRPEREVVPYAHTGVQLVHPRLFCEPSQHFSMLPRILSAAEEAGRLGGVVHDGLWFQLASAADLEVVEGRFRRGEVQYGPG
- a CDS encoding phosphotransferase; translation: MAETRERSAALQAFLEASGWGAAERRPLAEDASFRRYERLERAGSTVVLMDAPPPMEDVRPYLAVARRLDRLGYSAPAIIAEDTECGFLLIEDFGDDTYTRVLAAGSDERALYALAVDLLIDLNRRPADIARGLPRYEATILIEEALLLIDWYMPAIGGPPPPASVRQAYRAAWMTTLAALRPMPTTLVLRDYHVDNLMVLADRGGLRACGLLDFQDAVAGPIGHDLVSLLEDARRDVPASLQQEMFVRYLAGMGGLDREAFAAAYAVQGAQRNLRIVGVFARLSARDGKGAYLRYLPRLWRLIAGNLAHPALAPVALWFREHLPPTRRGIPCERVPA
- a CDS encoding PAS-domain containing protein, producing MGAPDILWFTDASASVALEAARTRLERERDGARALLDLLPWPIWRRGRDVVLAWVNRAYADTLGVSRETVLSQSSALVSAAAEARALAERAQRTGRAQSESHSVVVRGQRRLLDVTEQPMAGGELAGYAEDVTVVAETQDELARHVAAHGEVLQRLATALAIYGKDKRLKFYNAAYVRLWRHDPRWLKGEPSLAEEIEVLRERRRLPEYSDFAQHKQQRLNLFTQLIEPVEELMHLPDGTTLMMTVAPHPFGGLVFTYEDVTDRLALESSYNTLIAVQRETLDNLNEAIAVFGSDGRLRLTNPAFAQLWSLPPLLAPGTHVNDLARRMGLALAGADPGDLAADPEAAREPSGARIERQDGRVVDYGRVPLPDGATLMIYQDVTDTTRVERALRERNAALETADRLKSEFMANVSYELRTPLNAIIGFSELLTHQLFGPLNERQLEYTQAIVSSSSALVTLINDILDLASIEAGYMTLELNPVEIRPLLVGLASLVQERARNRELVVAVECGDDIGSLRADERRLKQALFNLLSNALKFTPSGGRVTLAARRQGAMVALSVSDTGVGIAESDRERVFDRFERGQQSGRAAGAGLGLSLVRSLIELHGGEVTLDSALGQGTTITCLVPADGPADADAAAPASSGAAAP